A region of Beijerinckia sp. 28-YEA-48 DNA encodes the following proteins:
- a CDS encoding LysR substrate-binding domain-containing protein yields MRKLPPLRALHAFEAAARHHSFAAAAKELGVTPTAISHQIRQLEETCGIELFRRRPRPLLLTSAGARLYPALRNGFDALASAVALLTEADAQTSLRVTSPNAFASRWLVPRLPKWREANPAVPLEIIGTDAVLDLRADAADVAIRYARKPPLDFVAHEVFRDVYMPVCSPHLLVRHGPITRAADLLRLPLIHYDWMNRDPEAPTWRQWLAVARSIDPDFTPREKAWDLRFREELHAIDAVVGGQGVAICSDVVVSNELRSGLLVKAHPLSLPGYGFYLVSMAHSPRARVIEAFSTWMRALG; encoded by the coding sequence GCGCTCCATGCCTTCGAGGCCGCTGCCCGCCATCACAGCTTCGCCGCTGCCGCGAAGGAACTTGGCGTAACGCCGACGGCAATCAGCCACCAGATACGACAGTTGGAAGAGACTTGCGGCATAGAGCTGTTCCGGCGCCGCCCGCGTCCTTTGCTGCTGACGAGCGCAGGCGCGCGCCTCTATCCAGCCTTGCGCAATGGCTTCGACGCGTTGGCCTCGGCTGTGGCGTTATTGACCGAAGCGGATGCGCAAACGTCGCTGCGCGTGACGAGCCCGAACGCGTTCGCCAGCAGATGGCTGGTTCCGCGACTGCCGAAATGGCGTGAAGCAAACCCCGCCGTTCCTTTGGAGATCATCGGCACGGATGCTGTCCTGGATCTGAGAGCGGATGCCGCAGACGTTGCGATCCGTTATGCACGAAAGCCGCCGCTGGACTTTGTCGCCCACGAGGTGTTTCGGGACGTGTACATGCCTGTTTGCAGCCCGCATCTGCTCGTGCGCCATGGCCCGATCACGCGAGCCGCAGATCTCCTGCGCCTGCCTTTGATCCACTATGACTGGATGAATCGCGATCCAGAAGCGCCGACCTGGCGGCAATGGCTGGCGGTCGCGCGGTCGATCGATCCTGATTTCACACCCCGCGAAAAAGCCTGGGACCTTCGTTTCCGCGAGGAGCTGCACGCGATTGACGCGGTTGTCGGCGGACAGGGGGTTGCGATCTGCAGCGACGTGGTCGTGAGCAATGAACTGAGGAGCGGACTGCTCGTGAAGGCGCATCCGCTCTCCCTGCCCGGCTATGGGTTTTATCTCGTCTCGATGGCTCATAGTCCGCGGGCGCGCGTTATCGAAGCCTTCTCGACGTGGATGAGAGCCCTCGGCTGA
- a CDS encoding glycosyltransferase produces MGRDACRLVVDITDWNVFLPRGAPISGIQRVTLNLLRSLRRLGLPYLIIRHDLLSGYHREVSPSFLDYDFSTPRHPSERGHMHTHNRYTNSYLRSVIASMWFRVKHGLKRFKENPLDCFTTRYVPRDGDMIYLAGAGWDASLTMEAIAGFKKQANIRFAAEVYDFIPFISEVYHERLGRRQFRRWMKHTRGIVDTYVCLSQHTQRDFARFRPVLNLPDDVRTIVVTPPQEFASGEVFESTELPEETHRRRYALCVAQVFNHKNGRRVIEAWRTIGLVADQRMSLVIAGATAREEIVRAFGTVPNLIVIERPNDSTLANLYRNAEFSIFPSLYEGWGMPVGESLWFGRPCLSANGSSMPEVGGDMCDYFDPHAPGELENLLAKAVFNADFVAARATQIDQNRLKSLDDYAREIHAALTDEAPTQPIRQPQTNANESTLQATA; encoded by the coding sequence ATGGGGCGTGATGCCTGTCGTTTGGTTGTCGACATAACTGACTGGAATGTTTTTCTTCCGCGTGGAGCCCCTATTTCCGGCATTCAAAGAGTTACGCTCAATCTGCTGCGGTCGCTGCGGCGGCTCGGCCTGCCCTATTTGATCATTCGCCATGATCTACTGAGCGGGTACCATCGCGAGGTTTCGCCGAGTTTTCTCGACTATGATTTTTCGACGCCGCGGCATCCCAGCGAGCGCGGCCATATGCACACGCACAACCGATACACCAATTCATACCTGCGCTCCGTCATCGCTTCGATGTGGTTTCGCGTGAAACATGGCTTGAAGCGATTCAAGGAGAACCCGCTCGATTGCTTCACCACGCGCTACGTTCCCCGCGACGGCGACATGATCTATCTCGCGGGGGCGGGCTGGGACGCTTCCCTCACGATGGAGGCCATTGCCGGATTCAAAAAACAGGCGAACATTCGCTTCGCTGCCGAGGTCTATGATTTCATACCTTTCATTTCGGAGGTCTATCATGAGCGGTTGGGCCGCCGGCAGTTCCGTCGCTGGATGAAACATACGCGCGGGATCGTCGACACTTACGTGTGCCTCTCGCAACATACCCAGAGGGACTTCGCGCGTTTTCGCCCGGTTCTCAATTTGCCGGATGATGTCCGGACCATCGTCGTGACCCCGCCGCAGGAGTTCGCGTCCGGCGAGGTGTTTGAATCCACAGAATTGCCGGAAGAGACCCACAGGCGCCGCTATGCCCTGTGCGTCGCGCAAGTGTTCAACCACAAGAACGGGCGCCGGGTCATCGAGGCCTGGCGCACGATCGGTCTGGTGGCGGATCAGCGGATGTCGCTGGTGATCGCCGGGGCGACGGCGCGCGAGGAGATCGTGCGTGCCTTCGGCACCGTGCCCAATCTTATCGTCATCGAGCGCCCCAACGACTCAACACTGGCCAATCTCTATCGCAACGCTGAATTCAGCATCTTCCCCAGTCTCTACGAAGGCTGGGGCATGCCGGTGGGCGAGAGCCTCTGGTTCGGCCGTCCGTGCCTTTCGGCCAATGGCAGTTCCATGCCCGAGGTGGGCGGCGATATGTGCGATTATTTCGATCCGCACGCGCCGGGAGAGCTGGAAAACCTGTTGGCGAAGGCGGTGTTCAATGCCGACTTCGTCGCGGCTCGGGCGACGCAGATCGATCAAAACAGGCTGAAGTCTCTCGATGATTATGCGCGTGAGATCCATGCCGCCTTGACGGACGAGGCGCCAACTCAGCCCATCCGGCAGCCGCAAACCAACGCCAACGAATCCACGCTGCAAGCGACCGCATAA